In Brachypodium distachyon strain Bd21 chromosome 2, Brachypodium_distachyon_v3.0, whole genome shotgun sequence, one genomic interval encodes:
- the LOC100832141 gene encoding uncharacterized protein At5g19025, with protein MLRPFPSSSHRPAASPPPTSAAAAAAAMAPSSSRSPAGGGHISFSLSPSSCRHTPSSATLDLLILLLVLFSLAFLLASSLAHVSRSLSPLLASPPAAAALASAAAALPYLAAGLPYLAAGAVLAGAAFLSCRRLPRRRCRNPRCRGLRKALEFDVQLQTEDAVRAGAGSTVGGADAAMWREIEALPWKGGQSGNNPDYECLRAELRRMAPPNGRAVLLFRNRCGCPVAKLEGWGTPKSKRRNKKGTQGSSLDGGVR; from the exons ATGCTCCGGCcattcccctcctcctcccaccgcCCCGCCGCTAGTCCACCCCCTACGTCCgcggccgcagccgccgcagccatGGCACCATCCTCCTCCCGCtccccggccggcggcggccacatCTCTTTCTCCCTGTCCCCCTCCTCGTGCAGGCACACGCCGTCGTCGGCCACGCTCGATCTCCTCATCCTTTTGCTCGTGCTCTTCTCGCTCGCCTTCCTCCTTGCCTCCTCGCTCGCCCACGTCTCGCGCTCGCTCTCCCCGCTCCTCGCatcgccgcctgccgccgcggcgctagcctccgccgccgctgctctacCTTACCTCGCTGCTGGTCTTCCCTACCTCGCCGCGGGGGCGGTGCTCGCCGGCGCGGCCTTCCTGTCCTgtcgccgcctcccgcgccgcAGGTGCCGCAACCCACGCTGCCGCGGGCTCCGGAAGGCGCTCGAGTTCGACGTCCAGCTCCAGACCGAGGACGCCGTGCGGGCCGGCGCAGGGAGCACCGTTGGTGGCGCGGATGCTGCCATGTGGCGCGAGATCGAGGCCTTGCCGTGGAAAGGCGGGCAGAGTGGGAACAATCCGGACTACGAGTGCCTTCGTGCAGAGCTCCGCCGGATGGCGCCGCCCAACGGCCGTGCTGTGCTGCTCTTCCGCAACAGATGTGGCTGCCCTGTGGCTAAGCTCGAGGGCTGGGGCACCCCGAAAAGCAAGCGGCGGAACAAGAA GGGTACGCAAGGTTCTTCCCTGGACGGAGGGGTGCGATAA